A DNA window from Acidimicrobiales bacterium contains the following coding sequences:
- a CDS encoding MBL fold metallo-hydrolase — MATTIVPGVTEIDTRLGGWDRVTAGYLVDGPAPVLVETGSQSSVPVLLAALDELGMAADDLAGVAVTHIHLDHAGGVGDVAKAFPRATVYVHEKGARHLVDPARLVDSAARVYGDLLDSLYGRLDPTPSERIHVLADGEAIQVGDGRVLTAIDSPGHARHHLGLHDSRSGILFAGDAVGVRLPDAGVLRPAAPPPDFDLDQALHSLHRFAERRPAALALAHYGVLSDPQDLLAEAEVTLRAWADEAERAWREGRDIADALAHAFGADLEMVDPVQREKLETLNGVHSNAAGLRRWLESRAGPDQPT; from the coding sequence GTGGCGACCACCATCGTGCCCGGGGTGACCGAGATCGACACGCGGCTCGGAGGCTGGGATCGCGTGACCGCGGGCTACCTGGTCGACGGGCCCGCGCCGGTCCTGGTGGAGACCGGCAGCCAGAGCTCGGTTCCCGTCCTCCTCGCCGCGCTGGACGAGCTCGGGATGGCTGCTGACGACCTGGCTGGCGTCGCCGTCACCCACATCCACCTCGATCACGCCGGCGGGGTGGGCGACGTGGCCAAGGCCTTCCCGCGGGCGACCGTCTACGTGCACGAGAAGGGCGCCCGTCACCTGGTCGACCCGGCTCGGCTGGTCGACTCGGCCGCTCGCGTCTACGGCGACCTCCTCGATTCCCTCTACGGTCGACTCGACCCGACTCCCTCGGAGCGGATCCATGTCCTGGCCGACGGTGAGGCCATCCAGGTTGGCGACGGTCGAGTTCTCACGGCCATCGACTCACCCGGCCACGCCCGGCACCACCTGGGCCTTCACGACTCCCGGAGCGGCATCCTCTTCGCCGGTGACGCGGTCGGTGTGCGCCTACCTGACGCGGGCGTGCTGCGTCCGGCCGCGCCGCCACCCGATTTCGACCTCGACCAGGCCCTCCACTCGCTCCATCGCTTCGCCGAGCGTCGGCCCGCGGCGCTGGCGTTGGCCCACTACGGCGTCCTGTCGGATCCGCAGGACCTGCTCGCCGAGGCGGAGGTCACGCTCAGGGCGTGGGCCGACGAGGCGGAGCGGGCCTGGCGGGAGGGCCGGGACATCGCCGACGCCCTCGCCCACGCCTTCGGCGCCGACCTCGAGATGGTCGACCCGGTCCAGCGGGAGAAGCTGGAGACGCTCAACGGGGTCCACTCGAACGCGGCCGGGTTGAGGCGGTGGCTAGAGTCCCGCGCTGGCCCGGACCAGCCGACCTGA
- a CDS encoding MarP family serine protease, which produces MNLVDIVLLVLLVASIVHGVRLGAAIQVLSFGGFWLGLFLGALLAPTVANAVSGSVAKAAISLVVVFGLAAILGGIGRVFGVRLWRVLHRARLAAADAGLGAVIAFVATLLASWLVASILVSAPAPRLSSEIRGSAILGALDGVLPPAPSVFARIQRLINTGGFPTVFAQLPPASTGPVTLPTAPALRAATLAAAPSTVKIQGVGCGQIQEGSGFVVAPNLVVTNAHVVAGILSPRVYDRAGSHRSVPVLFDPSFDLAVLRTTGLADPPLNLLGTNVGRGTQGAVLGYPGGGPFDVEPAGVLQEFDATGRDIYGQGLTTRPVYELQSVVRPGNSGGPLVEPDGTVIGVVFSRSAADPNIGYALASPGVNTRVHQAEATTSSSGTGACAG; this is translated from the coding sequence GTGAATCTCGTCGACATCGTCCTCCTGGTTCTCCTGGTTGCCTCGATCGTCCACGGGGTCCGGCTCGGCGCCGCCATCCAGGTGCTGTCGTTCGGCGGCTTCTGGTTGGGGCTGTTCCTCGGCGCGCTGCTGGCGCCCACGGTGGCCAACGCAGTGTCCGGCTCGGTCGCCAAGGCCGCCATCTCCCTGGTCGTCGTCTTCGGGCTGGCGGCGATCCTCGGCGGCATCGGCCGCGTCTTCGGCGTCCGCCTCTGGCGCGTGCTCCACCGGGCCCGGCTGGCCGCGGCCGACGCTGGTCTCGGCGCCGTGATCGCATTCGTCGCCACGCTGCTCGCCTCGTGGCTCGTGGCCAGCATCCTCGTCAGCGCCCCGGCCCCCCGCCTGAGCTCGGAGATCCGGGGTTCCGCGATCCTCGGGGCACTGGACGGGGTCCTGCCTCCGGCGCCCTCGGTGTTCGCCCGCATCCAGCGGCTCATCAACACCGGGGGCTTCCCCACCGTCTTCGCCCAGCTGCCGCCCGCCAGCACGGGCCCCGTCACGCTGCCGACGGCTCCGGCGCTGCGAGCGGCGACCTTGGCCGCGGCGCCATCCACCGTGAAGATCCAAGGCGTCGGGTGCGGGCAGATCCAGGAGGGCTCCGGCTTCGTCGTGGCGCCGAACCTCGTGGTGACCAACGCCCACGTCGTCGCCGGCATCCTCAGCCCGAGGGTCTACGACCGCGCCGGGTCGCACCGCAGCGTGCCTGTCCTGTTCGACCCTTCCTTCGATCTCGCTGTGCTGCGCACGACCGGGCTCGCCGATCCCCCCTTGAACCTGCTGGGCACCAACGTGGGTCGAGGCACCCAGGGGGCCGTGCTCGGCTATCCGGGGGGTGGGCCCTTCGACGTCGAGCCGGCAGGCGTGTTGCAGGAGTTCGATGCCACCGGTCGCGACATCTACGGCCAAGGGCTCACCACGCGCCCCGTCTACGAGCTCCAGTCGGTCGTTCGCCCCGGCAACTCCGGAGGTCCGCTGGTCGAGCCGGACGGCACCGTCATCGGAGTGGTCTTCTCCCGCTCGGCGGCGGACCCCAACATCGGCTACGCCCTCGCGTCTCCGGGAGTGAACACCAGAGTCCATCAGGCCGAGGCGACGACCAGCTCGAGCGGCACGGGAGCCTGCGCCGGCTGA
- a CDS encoding plastocyanin/azurin family copper-binding protein — translation MIGNRLALMAATCALVATAACSSAQNVPVQSASGSPDSPPATGPVAATVTLINTSFAPSVVAINAGQTVEWKWDDGQVPHNVTFDTFHSSTKVAGTYFHTFNTPGVYNYRCTIHINMVGTVVVR, via the coding sequence ATGATCGGTAACCGGCTGGCACTGATGGCTGCCACGTGCGCCCTGGTGGCGACGGCGGCCTGCTCGTCGGCCCAGAACGTCCCGGTCCAGTCGGCCTCCGGATCGCCGGATTCCCCGCCGGCAACCGGGCCGGTGGCGGCGACGGTCACGCTCATCAACACCAGCTTTGCGCCGTCGGTGGTCGCCATCAACGCCGGTCAGACCGTCGAGTGGAAGTGGGACGACGGTCAGGTCCCCCACAACGTGACCTTCGACACCTTCCACAGCTCGACGAAGGTCGCGGGCACCTACTTCCACACCTTCAACACGCCGGGCGTCTACAACTACCGCTGCACCATCCACATCAACATGGTCGGCACCGTCGTGGTCAGGTGA
- a CDS encoding glycoside hydrolase family 15 protein: MAQRIEDYGIIGDTHTAALVGRDGSIDWLCLPRFDSQACFAKLLGDDENGYWRIAPVGPVRATRRRYRGDSLVLETEFDTDEGTARVVDCMPVREQYPEVTRLVEGVKGRVEMRMDLVIRFDYGSVMPWVRRVDGRLVATAGPDAVCLWTPLHTRGEKFTTVADFSVHEGQRVPFMFTSYPSHESPPRPSDAPYVVQETEQYWQEWSDRCTYEGDWGEAVGRSLLTLKALTYEPTGGIVAAATTSLPEQLGGIRNWDYRYCWLRDATLTLDSLMVAGYIEEAESWRDWLLRAVAGDPSDLQIMYGPAGERRLTEFEVPWLPGYEGSSPVRVGNAASDQFQLDVYGEVMDALYLARERDIDPVPAAWDLQLKLMEFLESGWREPDDGIWEMRGPRRHFTHSKVMAWVAMDRAVKSVERFVRVEGPVDKWRALRQEIHDEVCAKGWNAEVGAFTQYYGGDELDASVLMMPLVGFLPATDPRVTATMDAISRQLLVDGLVLRYKADSASHVDGLTGGEGAFLPCSFWLAENLALSGREDEGRALFERLLGLANDLGLLAEEYDTKAGRQVGNFPQAFTHMSLVSAAQCLSGRPSQDSTEAK; encoded by the coding sequence GTGGCTCAGCGCATCGAGGACTACGGCATCATCGGCGACACCCATACGGCGGCGCTCGTCGGGCGCGACGGCTCGATCGACTGGCTGTGCCTTCCCCGTTTCGACTCCCAGGCCTGCTTCGCCAAGCTGTTGGGTGACGACGAGAACGGCTACTGGCGGATAGCTCCGGTGGGTCCGGTGCGTGCCACCCGTCGCCGGTACCGGGGCGACTCACTGGTTCTCGAGACAGAGTTCGACACCGACGAAGGCACGGCCCGCGTGGTCGACTGCATGCCCGTACGTGAGCAGTATCCCGAGGTGACCCGCCTGGTGGAGGGAGTCAAGGGGCGCGTCGAGATGCGCATGGACCTGGTGATCCGATTCGACTACGGGAGCGTGATGCCGTGGGTCCGCCGCGTCGACGGGCGGCTGGTCGCCACCGCCGGGCCCGATGCGGTGTGTCTCTGGACCCCGCTGCACACGCGGGGCGAGAAGTTCACCACGGTGGCCGACTTCTCGGTCCACGAGGGCCAGCGGGTCCCTTTCATGTTCACCTCCTACCCGTCGCACGAGTCGCCGCCGCGCCCGTCCGACGCCCCCTACGTCGTTCAGGAGACCGAGCAGTACTGGCAGGAGTGGTCCGACCGGTGCACGTACGAGGGTGACTGGGGTGAGGCGGTCGGTCGCTCCCTTCTCACCCTCAAGGCGCTCACCTACGAGCCCACCGGCGGCATCGTGGCCGCCGCGACCACGTCGCTTCCCGAGCAGCTGGGAGGGATCCGCAACTGGGACTACCGCTACTGCTGGCTCAGAGATGCCACCCTCACCCTCGACTCGCTCATGGTTGCGGGCTACATCGAAGAGGCCGAGTCCTGGCGGGACTGGCTCCTGCGGGCGGTGGCCGGCGACCCGTCCGACCTCCAGATCATGTACGGGCCGGCGGGAGAGCGGCGCCTCACCGAGTTCGAGGTTCCCTGGCTGCCCGGGTACGAAGGATCGAGCCCGGTTCGCGTGGGGAACGCCGCCTCCGACCAGTTCCAGCTGGACGTCTACGGCGAGGTCATGGACGCGCTCTACCTCGCCCGCGAGCGCGACATCGATCCGGTGCCTGCGGCGTGGGACCTCCAGCTCAAGCTGATGGAGTTCCTCGAGTCGGGCTGGCGTGAGCCCGACGACGGCATCTGGGAGATGCGCGGGCCACGGCGCCACTTCACCCATTCCAAGGTGATGGCGTGGGTGGCCATGGACCGAGCTGTCAAGAGCGTCGAGCGCTTCGTTCGGGTCGAGGGTCCGGTCGACAAGTGGCGAGCCCTGCGCCAGGAGATCCACGACGAGGTGTGCGCCAAGGGTTGGAACGCCGAGGTGGGGGCATTCACCCAGTACTACGGAGGCGACGAGCTCGACGCCAGCGTGCTGATGATGCCGCTCGTGGGATTCCTGCCGGCGACCGACCCGCGGGTGACCGCGACGATGGACGCCATCTCGCGCCAGCTGCTGGTCGACGGCCTCGTCCTCCGTTACAAGGCTGACAGCGCCTCCCACGTCGACGGGCTGACCGGTGGTGAGGGCGCCTTTCTTCCCTGCTCGTTCTGGCTGGCGGAGAACCTGGCGCTCAGCGGCCGGGAAGACGAGGGACGGGCCCTCTTCGAGCGGCTGCTCGGACTGGCTAACGACCTGGGCCTCCTTGCCGAGGAGTACGACACCAAGGCGGGGCGTCAGGTCGGCAACTTCCCCCAGGCCTTCACGCACATGTCGCTGGTGAGCGCGGCTCAGTGTCTGTCCGGGCGCCCCAGCCAGGACTCGACGGAGGCCAAGTAA